In the Sulfurivermis fontis genome, AGCGTCTGGGACATGATGTAATGGCCGTGGTGCGGCCCGGCACCATGTTGCAGCAGCGTCTGCACGAACAGGGGCTGGCTCATTTTGTGTTGCCGCGGCGCAGCCGTGCGTTGCCGCTGCTGGCGGCATGGCGATTGGCGCGCCTCATCGACAAGGCCCAGGTTGATGTGATTCATATGCACTGGGGGCCGGATCTGTTTCTGGCCGCGCTTGCCAAGCGGTGGGCAAGTCGTCCCGTGCGCCTGGTATACACGCGGCAGATGGCCCTGACACGCCCCAAGAACGATGCCTATCATCGTTTTCTCTATCGGCAGATCGATCTCTATCTGACCATTACCGACAAGCTGTTGCAGCAGGCACGGCAGCTGCTGCCATTGCCCGCCGAACGGATACAGAGGCTCTATTACGGTGTCCCGGCGCCGGCAGTGCTGCAGGATGCAGAGCGGCGTGCGCTGCGTCACTCGTTACAGATCCCGGAGCGGGTATTTGCCATCGGACTGATTGGACGCATGGAGGAGCAGAAGGGACAGCATCTCCTGATTGAGGCAGTACAATACTTGCGTGCGGCGGGCATACCGGCACACGCGACGCTGATCGGCCCGGCGATGGATGCGGCATACCAACAGCGTCTGCAGCGGGAAATTGAAGAGCGTGGACTCCAGGATGCGGTGATCTTGCGCGGACCGCACAAGACACCGATGGACATCATGCCGGCATTCGATGTCATTGTGCTGACGACGCGGATGGAGACCTTTGGTCTGGTACTGGCCGAAGCGATGCGCTGCGGGGTGGCGGTGGTCGGAACGGACGCCGGCGGAGTGCCGGAAATCATCGAGGACGGACGCAGCGGCCTGCTGTTCACTCCGGAAGATGCATCTCATCTGGCGCGGCAGCTGGAACACCTGGCTCGCAATGATGGCCTGCGCCGTCAACTCGCTGCTGCCGGCAAGGCGCGTGCGGATGATCTCTTTGCCGAAGAAAACCACTATCGGCGGCTGGCCGATACCTTGCTGAATGTCACCTAATCGGTCAGAAACTGGCGGCTGATAGCCTGTGCCGCCGCAACGACGTCGATACTGCCCATATCCGTTTCGCCGGCTTCATCCGGGGGCGTGAAAGCAAGACGACGTTCGGGAGAGTTGAGCGTCTGCCAGCGCAGTGGTGTGGCGGAGCGGCGACGCGGGTAGAACGCCGCTGTCGGTACATCGAGAGCACCGGCTATGTGCAATGGTCCGGTAGAGCCGCTGATGAACAGGTCGGCACAGGCGATGTGGCGGGCATAGTCGGCAATCCCGGTGGTGCGCAGGATGGTGTGCTGCAGATCACCGAGGAGTGCAGCCAGGGCTTCAGCCTTGAAATCTTCGCCAGGCCCGCAGCCGATGACAAAATACAGTGGCTGCTGTGAGTGCAGTGCTGTGGCGAGGGCTGCATATTGTTCCACGGAGAGGTTGCTGGCTGAACCGCCGCTGCCGGGATGAATAAATATCACACGAGCATAGGGCTGAAGCATATAGGCATCACAGAAGGCAGCGCGTCGTTCAGTTTGCGTGTCTGGCGCGAAACGTAAAAATGGGGCTGTCGGTTTTGGTGCTGGCGTAATTTTGAAATCGGTAAGAAATTTCTCCACTAGATCAAGATTGTACTGATACTCGGGCTTTTCAGAGCGAGAGCGACGTTGCTTCAGTCGATGGTTGTACAGGAACTGTGCCACTTTGGTGGCAGGCGCAAGGCGGTAGGGAATGCCGGCGGCAGCGGTGGCGAGCGCCACCCGGCCGGTGGAGAAAAGAGTGATCACCGCATCGAAGTGTTCAGCACGTAATTGACGCGCCAGTCGTACCCAGTCAGTGCTGCTGGCGTTGCTTCTGTCGTCCACTAAAATACTGTCGATGCCAGGGCATATCGCCGCCATTGGCGCTGTGTACGGCGGCACAAGTGCAACGATTTGTGCTTCTGGCATACTGGCCTTTAGCCAGGCAAAGCTTGGCCAACTAAGCATGAAATCGCCGAGCTTGTCGTTGCGAATGACGAGGATGCGCACGAATACAGTCCCGTAATTTAATACCGTGACGGCACTGCACGCAAATAAAATACGGCCTGGTCGCCTCGGCCTTCGCTATTCAATCGATGTGCTTGTTCTGTAAAGGCTTGTATTTCTTGTTTTGAGAAAATGTTCCGCTCATTCTTGTCGGCAGTTAATGGGATGTCGCGGGCATACAGTTCACTTCCGATAAATTGGAATTTTGAAGAGTCGTAATCAACGTTATCGACTTCCAGCCCACTCTCCATTGCCAGCAGCCCGATGCTACGTCGGCTGTGTAAATAGAGATGGCGGGGTGCGTCCAATTGAACCCAATTTTCTCGGTAACGTTCCCATGCATAGGAGTCGACGAGCGGAATACGCAACAAGATAGTGCCCCCCGGGGCGAGTAATCGTGCTACAGCCTGTAGGGCGCCTAGGGGATTCGGCATATGTTCGAAGGAGTGGTGCAGCATGATTAGATCGTACGAAAGTCCAGCCTCCGTATGCTCCTCGATTGTACGCTTGAAAATGCGTACACCGCTGCCGTACATGTGGTCGGCCGAAACGAAAGGATCTATGCCATGCAAATGGCGAAATCCGCCCAATGCCATACGCAACAATAGGCGCCCCTGACCACAGCCAATGTCCAGAATGCGTGCGTCTTTGTTGATGCCTGCACGTTGTATCCAAGGTGCGTATTCCAATGGCTTGCTGATAACGTTGAAGATGCGGCCGAGAAAGTCGCGTCCGGTCAGCAGGTAGTTGACCCGATGGAAATCGACCCAACGACGGATGGGCGCTCGCTCAAAGCGCGCCATGCTTTTGTATGAATAGTAGTCTGTAGGGTAATAGTCGCCCAAATGCTCAGGGATCGTTTCGATTTGCAGGCAGCCGCATTGGGGACACTGAAAATAGCGAAACGAATGACGTGTCCCCAACATCATCTCGCGGACGT is a window encoding:
- a CDS encoding glycosyltransferase family 4 protein — encoded protein: MKILELCTSDGVGGLELYALRSTAALQRLGHDVMAVVRPGTMLQQRLHEQGLAHFVLPRRSRALPLLAAWRLARLIDKAQVDVIHMHWGPDLFLAALAKRWASRPVRLVYTRQMALTRPKNDAYHRFLYRQIDLYLTITDKLLQQARQLLPLPAERIQRLYYGVPAPAVLQDAERRALRHSLQIPERVFAIGLIGRMEEQKGQHLLIEAVQYLRAAGIPAHATLIGPAMDAAYQQRLQREIEERGLQDAVILRGPHKTPMDIMPAFDVIVLTTRMETFGLVLAEAMRCGVAVVGTDAGGVPEIIEDGRSGLLFTPEDASHLARQLEHLARNDGLRRQLAAAGKARADDLFAEENHYRRLADTLLNVT
- a CDS encoding glycosyltransferase family 9 protein, producing the protein MLSWPSFAWLKASMPEAQIVALVPPYTAPMAAICPGIDSILVDDRSNASSTDWVRLARQLRAEHFDAVITLFSTGRVALATAAAGIPYRLAPATKVAQFLYNHRLKQRRSRSEKPEYQYNLDLVEKFLTDFKITPAPKPTAPFLRFAPDTQTERRAAFCDAYMLQPYARVIFIHPGSGGSASNLSVEQYAALATALHSQQPLYFVIGCGPGEDFKAEALAALLGDLQHTILRTTGIADYARHIACADLFISGSTGPLHIAGALDVPTAAFYPRRRSATPLRWQTLNSPERRLAFTPPDEAGETDMGSIDVVAAAQAISRQFLTD
- a CDS encoding class I SAM-dependent methyltransferase, whose protein sequence is MQPICRVCRNTTDFDFYDVREMMLGTRHSFRYFQCPQCGCLQIETIPEHLGDYYPTDYYSYKSMARFERAPIRRWVDFHRVNYLLTGRDFLGRIFNVISKPLEYAPWIQRAGINKDARILDIGCGQGRLLLRMALGGFRHLHGIDPFVSADHMYGSGVRIFKRTIEEHTEAGLSYDLIMLHHSFEHMPNPLGALQAVARLLAPGGTILLRIPLVDSYAWERYRENWVQLDAPRHLYLHSRRSIGLLAMESGLEVDNVDYDSSKFQFIGSELYARDIPLTADKNERNIFSKQEIQAFTEQAHRLNSEGRGDQAVFYLRAVPSRY